One region of Vitis vinifera cultivar Pinot Noir 40024 chromosome 1, ASM3070453v1 genomic DNA includes:
- the LOC100242423 gene encoding uncharacterized protein LOC100242423 isoform X1, translated as MERNLGREMEQQKNYEQVRYNIVEARNEGLGSANQRFLHDPSSTINTNMRPPDFNITVAARPVLNYSIQTGEEFALEFMNPRQHFVPSASGDPNSATNYAVLKGFLGASHTGSESGPDIPMLTSVEKSRVQEFERKSSSVHEDKGYYDSVRSVPRISSRNDSSRGLHGYTSSGASERSSTKFKFLCSFGGKILPRPSDGKLRYVGGETRIIRMNKDISWQDLMQKTMTIYNQSHTIKYQLPGEDLDALVSVSCDEDLQNMMEECNVLEDGGSQKLRLFLFSSSDFDDGQFGLGSMEGDSEIQYVVAVNGMDLESRKNSIGLASTSDNNLDELLNLNVERETGRVATELPGPSTAPSTVNVHSSAVQSSQPLVPNFSGAYESNSKPYQGQKMRHGEAEQHQVFPVHHLESVHDLDGRNSVPFSVQFPYGYGSQPFNYGPFGENLVHMPLHGHVTRQGGPAEDQMYSDVHVHVQGLEVSAKEDKLKRDNSSQKMNEPEKNRSLEKEASVKEAKIKTDSSVQKMNELEKIRSLESEHNVSSHPHDGSVPNYIPRDEASVVNSTADIGVPMLLPKTSKKHLESVQISKPPEAVSDGKINTFNGDGHFHTSGGAFSPGYGDSEADPTEVSYPEQTLIPPRVFHSERIPREQAELNRLSKSDDSFGSQFLMSHTRSDVSQQVAESIDKLHGGNVTSQSEQAASSTTALYTNPKTVEDGLTQFEKYKDVADDIKKLNSNISEDGLGPKLLKSESKWPAPTSVDDHEIAGVRDGNKDPAVSDREAAGLNNLTASQGTSSKPHDDSPSKPTGFHWDEMAVKKNNDDNTKGHAQPMAWTENPLRSVPGGESSVGVGAPEGGDILIDINDRFPRDFLSDIFSKARTSEGPPGISPLHGDGTGLSLNLENHEPKHWSFFQKLAQEEFIRKGVSLMDQDHLGYPSSLMNIEEGTPIDYSFPPLKSDGVALGPMDSRINFEEEIQQESSSMVRPNTIDMHEDYDPSPVKRDESVQMDGMANPRTPDSDYEEVKFEIQNTGAPFVDPSLGDIDISTLQIIKNEDLEELRELGSGTFGTVYHGKWRGTDVAIKRIKKSCFTGRSSEQERLTVEFWREADILSKLHHPNVVAFYGVVQDGPGGTLATVTEFMVNGSLRHVLVSKDRHLDRRKRLIIAMDAAFGMEYLHSKNIVHFDLKCDNLLVNLKDPLRPICKVGDFGLSKIKRNTLVTGGVRGTLPWMAPELLNGSSSRVSEKVDVFSFGIVLWEILTGEEPYAHMHYGAIIGGIVNNTLRPPVPSYCDSEWKLLMEQCWAPDPIGRPSFTEIARRLRAMSAACQTKPQGYSAGPAHNPVTK; from the exons ATGGAGAGAAATCTCGGAAGAGAAATGGAGCAACAGAAAAACTACGAACAAGTTCGATACAACATTGTGGAAGCCAGAAATGAGGGACTTGGGTCTGCAAATCAAAGGTTTCTTCATGATCCATCGAGCACCATTAATACCAATATGAGACCTCCTGATTTCAATATAACAGTTGCAGCTAGGCCTGTGCTGAATTACTCCATTCAGACTGGTGAAGAGTTTGCTCTCGAGTTTATGAATCCCCGGCAACACTTTGTTCCAAGTGCTTCTGGTGATCCTAACAGTGCAACTAACTATGCAGTTCTGAAGGGCTTTCTGGGAGCATCTCATACAGGGTCAGAAAGTGGGCCAGATATCCCAATGCTTACCTCTGTTGAAAAAAGTCGAGTCCAGGAGTTTGAGAGGAAGAGCTCTTCTGTGCACGAAGATAAAGGTTACTATGATTCTGTAAGATCAGTGCCTCGAATCTCATCTAGAAATGACAGTAGTCGGGGACTTCATGGCTATACCTCTTCAGGAGCATCTGAGAGATCATCGACAAAGTTCAAGTTCCTCTGCAGTTTTGGTGGTAAAATCCTCCCCCGTCCAAGTGATGGAAAGCTTAGGTATGTAGGAGGTGAAACACGTATTATTCGCATGAACAAGGACATATCTTGGCAGGATCTTATGCAGAAAACTATGACAATTTATAATCAATCTCATACGATCAAATATCAGCTTCCTGGTGAGGACCTTGATGCATTGGTTTCTGTATCTTGTGATGAGGATCTGCAAAACATGATGGAGGAGTGTAATGTACTAGAAGATGGGGGATCGCAGAAACTTAGGCTTTTTCTGTTTTCTAGTAGTGATTTTGATGATGGTCAGTTTGGCTTGGGAAGCATGGAGGGTGACTCTGAGATTCAATATGTGGTTGCTGTGAATGGAATGGACCTAGAATCAAGAAAGAACTCAATTGGGTTGGCAAGCACTTCAGATAACAATTTGGATGAGTTACTCAATCTAAATGTTGAAAGGGAGACTGGTCGAGTTGCAACAGAATTACCTGGACCTAGTACTGCACCTTCGACTGTCAATGTACATTCATCAGCAGTCCAATCTTCTCAACCACTGGTGCCGAATTTTTCTGGTGCTTATGAATCCAATTCAAAGCCTTACCAAGGTCAGAAAATGCGTCACGGAGAAGCTGAACAACATCAGGTGTTTCCTGTTCACCACTTGGAGAGTGTCCATGATTTAGATGGCCGGAATTCTGTTCCTTTTTCTGTTCAATTTCCATATGGTTATGGTTCTCAACCATTTAACTATGGACCATTTGGAGAAAATCTGGTTCATATGCCTCTCCATGGGCATGTGACTCGACAGGGAGGTCCGGCTGAAGATCAGATGTACAGTGATGTCCATGTTCATGTGCAGGGTCTGGAGGTGTCAGCAAAGGAGGATAAATTGAAGAGAGATAACTCATCCCAGAAAATGAATGAACCTGAAAAGAATAGGTCACTAGAAAAGGAAGCGTCTGTGAAGGAGGCAAAAATAAAAACTGATAGCTCAGTCCAAAAAATGAACGAGCTGGAAAAGATCCGGTCTTTAGAAAGTGAGCACAATGTTTCTTCACATCCACATGATGGTTCCGTTCCAAATTATATTCCTAGGGACGAAGCATCAGTTGTCAATTCTACTGCAGACATAGGAGTGCCCATGTTGCTTccaaaaacaagtaaaaaacaCCTAGAATCTGTACAGATCTCAAAGCCCCCTGAAGCTGTAAGTGAtgggaaaataaatacattCAATGGAGATGGCCATTTTCATACCTCTGGTGGAGCATTTTCTCCCGGATATGGTGACTCTGAGGCTGATCCAACTGAAGTTAGCTACCCTGAACAAACACTGATTCCTCCACGGGTTTTTCATTCTGAACGTATTCCCAGGGAGCAGGCAGAATTGAACCGCTTGTCAAAGTCTGATGATTCCTTTGGTTCTCAGTTTCTGATGAGTCACACACGATCTGATGTTTCACAACAGGTTGCAGAATCAATTGATAAACTGCATGGTGGGAATGTGACTTCCCAGAGTGAGCAGGCCGCCTCATCTACAACAGCACTGTATACAAATCCTAAAACTGTTGAGGATGGACTGACACAATTTGAAAAGTATAAAGATGTTGCtgatgatattaaaaaattgaattccaaTATTTCTGAAGATGGGTTGGGGCCAAAGTTATTGAAATCTGAATCAAAATGGCCAGCACCAACTTCCGTGGATGATCATGAAATAGCCGGGGTTAGGGATGGTAATAAAGACCCTGCTGTCAGTGATAGAGAAGCAGCTGGGTTGAATAATTTAACAGCAAGTCAAGGAACTTCAAGCAAACCCCATGATGACTCTCCTTCTAAGCCAACAGGATTTCATTGGGATGAGATGGCTGTCAAGAAAAACAATGACGATAACACTAAAGGGCATGCACAGCCTATGGCTTGGACAGAGAACCCACTCAGATCTGTTCCTGGAGGAGAATCCTCCGTTGGCGTTGGTGCTCCAGAGGGGGGAGACATCCTTATTGATATCAATGACCGCTTCCCTCGTGACTTCCTCTCTGATATATTCTCCAAGGCAAGAACCTCTGAGGGCCCCCCTGGAATCAGTCCACTGCATGGTGATGGAACTGGCTTGAGCTTGAATTTGGAGAATCATGAACCTAAGCATTGGTCATTCTTTCAAAAGTTGGCTCAAGAGGAGTTTATTAGGAAAGGTGTTTCCCTTATGGACCAGGATCATCTTGGGTATCCATCCTCACTTATGAATATTGAGGAAGGGACTCCTATAGATTACAGTTTTCCTCCTTTGAAGAGTGATGGAGTTGCCTTGGGTCCTATGGATTCCCGTATCAATTTTGAGGAGGAAATTCAGCAAGAGTCTTCCAGCATGGTTAGACCTAACACCATTGATATGCATGAAGATTATGACCCTTCTCCGGTCAAGAGAGATGAAAGCGTGCAGATGGATGGAATGGCTAACCCAAGAACGCCAGATTCGGATTATGAG GAGGTAAAATTCGAAATTCAGAACACAGGCGCACCTTTTGTTGATCCCTCTTTGGGAGATATCGATATTAGCACCTTGCAG ATCATAAAGAATGAAGATCTTGAAGAGTTGAGGGAATTGGGTTCTGGCACATTTGGGACTGTTTATCATGGAAAATGGAGGGGAACAGACGTTGCtattaaaagaataaagaagAGCTGTTTCACTGGTCGTTCATCTGAGCAAGAAAGATTG ACTGTGGAGTTTTGGCGTGAAGCTGACATTCTGTCAAAGCTTCACCATCCCAATGTGGTGGCATTTTATGGCGTGGTGCAGGATGGACCAGGGGGAACACTAGCCACTGTGACAGAATTTATGGTTAATGGTTCGCTTAGGCATGTTTTGGTTTCCAAGGACAG GCATCTTGATCGTCGTAAGCGGCTCATTATTGCAATGGATGCGGCATTTGGAATGGAATACTTGCATTCAAAGAATATTGTGCATTTTGATCTGAAATGCGATAACTTGCTTGTGAACTTGAAAGATCCTCTACGACCCATTTGCAAG GTTGGTGACTTTGGCTTGTCAAAAATTAAACGAAATACCTTGGTTACTGGTGGTGTGCGGGGAACCCTTCCATGGATGGCACCAGAATTATTGAATGGTAGCAGTAGTAGGGTTTCTGAAAAG GTTGATGTTTTCTCCTTTGGTATTGTCCTATGGGAGATCCTCACTGGTGAGGAGCCTTATGCCCATATGCATTATGGAGCAATCATAG GAGGCATTGTGAACAACACATTGAGACCACCTGTCCCAAGCTACTGTGATTCTGAGTGGAAATTGCTAATGGAGCAGTGTTGGGCCCCAGATCCCATTGGCCGCCCATCATTCACTGAAATTGCTAGACGATTACGGGCGATGTCTGCAGCATGCCAAACAAAACCCCAGGGTTATTCAGCAGGACCAGCACACAACCCAGTCACCAAGTAA
- the LOC100242423 gene encoding uncharacterized protein LOC100242423 isoform X2 — MERNLGREMEQQKNYEQVRYNIVEARNEGLGSANQRFLHDPSSTINTNMRPPDFNITVAARPVLNYSIQTGEEFALEFMNPRQHFVPSASGDPNSATNYAVLKGFLGASHTGSESGPDIPMLTSVEKSRVQEFERKSSSVHEDKGYYDSVRSVPRISSRNDSSRGLHGYTSSGASERSSTKFKFLCSFGGKILPRPSDGKLRYVGGETRIIRMNKDISWQDLMQKTMTIYNQSHTIKYQLPGEDLDALVSVSCDEDLQNMMEECNVLEDGGSQKLRLFLFSSSDFDDGQFGLGSMEGDSEIQYVVAVNGMDLESRKNSIGLASTSDNNLDELLNLNVERETGRVATELPGPSTAPSTVNVHSSAVQSSQPLVPNFSGAYESNSKPYQGQKMRHGEAEQHQVFPVHHLESVHDLDGRNSVPFSVQFPYGYGSQPFNYGPFGENLVHMPLHGHVTRQGGPAEDQMYSDVHVHVQGLEVSAKEDKLKRDNSSQKMNEPEKNRSLEKEASVKEAKIKTDSSVQKMNELEKIRSLESEHNVSSHPHDGSVPNYIPRDEASVVNSTADIGVPMLLPKTSKKHLESVQISKPPEAVSDGKINTFNGDGHFHTSGGAFSPGYGDSEADPTEVSYPEQTLIPPRVFHSERIPREQAELNRLSKSDDSFGSQFLMSHTRSDVSQQVAESIDKLHGGNVTSQSEQAASSTTALYTNPKTVEDGLTQFEKYKDVADDIKKLNSNISEDGLGPKLLKSESKWPAPTSVDDHEIAGVRDGNKDPAVSDREAAGLNNLTASQGTSSKPHDDSPSKPTGFHWDEMAVKKNNDDNTKGHAQPMAWTENPLRSVPGGESSVGVGAPEGGDILIDINDRFPRDFLSDIFSKARTSEGPPGISPLHGDGTGLSLNLENHEPKHWSFFQKLAQEEFIRKGVSLMDQDHLGYPSSLMNIEEGTPIDYSFPPLKSDGVALGPMDSRINFEEEIQQESSSMVRPNTIDMHEDYDPSPVKRDESVQMDGMANPRTPDSDYEEVKFEIQNTGAPFVDPSLGDIDISTLQIIKNEDLEELRELGSGTFGTVYHGKWRGTDVAIKRIKKSCFTGRSSEQERLTVEFWREADILSKLHHPNVVAFYGVVQDGPGGTLATVTEFMVNGSLRHVLVSKDRHLDRRKRLIIAMDAAFGMEYLHSKNIVHFDLKCDNLLVNLKDPLRPICKVDVFSFGIVLWEILTGEEPYAHMHYGAIIGGIVNNTLRPPVPSYCDSEWKLLMEQCWAPDPIGRPSFTEIARRLRAMSAACQTKPQGYSAGPAHNPVTK, encoded by the exons ATGGAGAGAAATCTCGGAAGAGAAATGGAGCAACAGAAAAACTACGAACAAGTTCGATACAACATTGTGGAAGCCAGAAATGAGGGACTTGGGTCTGCAAATCAAAGGTTTCTTCATGATCCATCGAGCACCATTAATACCAATATGAGACCTCCTGATTTCAATATAACAGTTGCAGCTAGGCCTGTGCTGAATTACTCCATTCAGACTGGTGAAGAGTTTGCTCTCGAGTTTATGAATCCCCGGCAACACTTTGTTCCAAGTGCTTCTGGTGATCCTAACAGTGCAACTAACTATGCAGTTCTGAAGGGCTTTCTGGGAGCATCTCATACAGGGTCAGAAAGTGGGCCAGATATCCCAATGCTTACCTCTGTTGAAAAAAGTCGAGTCCAGGAGTTTGAGAGGAAGAGCTCTTCTGTGCACGAAGATAAAGGTTACTATGATTCTGTAAGATCAGTGCCTCGAATCTCATCTAGAAATGACAGTAGTCGGGGACTTCATGGCTATACCTCTTCAGGAGCATCTGAGAGATCATCGACAAAGTTCAAGTTCCTCTGCAGTTTTGGTGGTAAAATCCTCCCCCGTCCAAGTGATGGAAAGCTTAGGTATGTAGGAGGTGAAACACGTATTATTCGCATGAACAAGGACATATCTTGGCAGGATCTTATGCAGAAAACTATGACAATTTATAATCAATCTCATACGATCAAATATCAGCTTCCTGGTGAGGACCTTGATGCATTGGTTTCTGTATCTTGTGATGAGGATCTGCAAAACATGATGGAGGAGTGTAATGTACTAGAAGATGGGGGATCGCAGAAACTTAGGCTTTTTCTGTTTTCTAGTAGTGATTTTGATGATGGTCAGTTTGGCTTGGGAAGCATGGAGGGTGACTCTGAGATTCAATATGTGGTTGCTGTGAATGGAATGGACCTAGAATCAAGAAAGAACTCAATTGGGTTGGCAAGCACTTCAGATAACAATTTGGATGAGTTACTCAATCTAAATGTTGAAAGGGAGACTGGTCGAGTTGCAACAGAATTACCTGGACCTAGTACTGCACCTTCGACTGTCAATGTACATTCATCAGCAGTCCAATCTTCTCAACCACTGGTGCCGAATTTTTCTGGTGCTTATGAATCCAATTCAAAGCCTTACCAAGGTCAGAAAATGCGTCACGGAGAAGCTGAACAACATCAGGTGTTTCCTGTTCACCACTTGGAGAGTGTCCATGATTTAGATGGCCGGAATTCTGTTCCTTTTTCTGTTCAATTTCCATATGGTTATGGTTCTCAACCATTTAACTATGGACCATTTGGAGAAAATCTGGTTCATATGCCTCTCCATGGGCATGTGACTCGACAGGGAGGTCCGGCTGAAGATCAGATGTACAGTGATGTCCATGTTCATGTGCAGGGTCTGGAGGTGTCAGCAAAGGAGGATAAATTGAAGAGAGATAACTCATCCCAGAAAATGAATGAACCTGAAAAGAATAGGTCACTAGAAAAGGAAGCGTCTGTGAAGGAGGCAAAAATAAAAACTGATAGCTCAGTCCAAAAAATGAACGAGCTGGAAAAGATCCGGTCTTTAGAAAGTGAGCACAATGTTTCTTCACATCCACATGATGGTTCCGTTCCAAATTATATTCCTAGGGACGAAGCATCAGTTGTCAATTCTACTGCAGACATAGGAGTGCCCATGTTGCTTccaaaaacaagtaaaaaacaCCTAGAATCTGTACAGATCTCAAAGCCCCCTGAAGCTGTAAGTGAtgggaaaataaatacattCAATGGAGATGGCCATTTTCATACCTCTGGTGGAGCATTTTCTCCCGGATATGGTGACTCTGAGGCTGATCCAACTGAAGTTAGCTACCCTGAACAAACACTGATTCCTCCACGGGTTTTTCATTCTGAACGTATTCCCAGGGAGCAGGCAGAATTGAACCGCTTGTCAAAGTCTGATGATTCCTTTGGTTCTCAGTTTCTGATGAGTCACACACGATCTGATGTTTCACAACAGGTTGCAGAATCAATTGATAAACTGCATGGTGGGAATGTGACTTCCCAGAGTGAGCAGGCCGCCTCATCTACAACAGCACTGTATACAAATCCTAAAACTGTTGAGGATGGACTGACACAATTTGAAAAGTATAAAGATGTTGCtgatgatattaaaaaattgaattccaaTATTTCTGAAGATGGGTTGGGGCCAAAGTTATTGAAATCTGAATCAAAATGGCCAGCACCAACTTCCGTGGATGATCATGAAATAGCCGGGGTTAGGGATGGTAATAAAGACCCTGCTGTCAGTGATAGAGAAGCAGCTGGGTTGAATAATTTAACAGCAAGTCAAGGAACTTCAAGCAAACCCCATGATGACTCTCCTTCTAAGCCAACAGGATTTCATTGGGATGAGATGGCTGTCAAGAAAAACAATGACGATAACACTAAAGGGCATGCACAGCCTATGGCTTGGACAGAGAACCCACTCAGATCTGTTCCTGGAGGAGAATCCTCCGTTGGCGTTGGTGCTCCAGAGGGGGGAGACATCCTTATTGATATCAATGACCGCTTCCCTCGTGACTTCCTCTCTGATATATTCTCCAAGGCAAGAACCTCTGAGGGCCCCCCTGGAATCAGTCCACTGCATGGTGATGGAACTGGCTTGAGCTTGAATTTGGAGAATCATGAACCTAAGCATTGGTCATTCTTTCAAAAGTTGGCTCAAGAGGAGTTTATTAGGAAAGGTGTTTCCCTTATGGACCAGGATCATCTTGGGTATCCATCCTCACTTATGAATATTGAGGAAGGGACTCCTATAGATTACAGTTTTCCTCCTTTGAAGAGTGATGGAGTTGCCTTGGGTCCTATGGATTCCCGTATCAATTTTGAGGAGGAAATTCAGCAAGAGTCTTCCAGCATGGTTAGACCTAACACCATTGATATGCATGAAGATTATGACCCTTCTCCGGTCAAGAGAGATGAAAGCGTGCAGATGGATGGAATGGCTAACCCAAGAACGCCAGATTCGGATTATGAG GAGGTAAAATTCGAAATTCAGAACACAGGCGCACCTTTTGTTGATCCCTCTTTGGGAGATATCGATATTAGCACCTTGCAG ATCATAAAGAATGAAGATCTTGAAGAGTTGAGGGAATTGGGTTCTGGCACATTTGGGACTGTTTATCATGGAAAATGGAGGGGAACAGACGTTGCtattaaaagaataaagaagAGCTGTTTCACTGGTCGTTCATCTGAGCAAGAAAGATTG ACTGTGGAGTTTTGGCGTGAAGCTGACATTCTGTCAAAGCTTCACCATCCCAATGTGGTGGCATTTTATGGCGTGGTGCAGGATGGACCAGGGGGAACACTAGCCACTGTGACAGAATTTATGGTTAATGGTTCGCTTAGGCATGTTTTGGTTTCCAAGGACAG GCATCTTGATCGTCGTAAGCGGCTCATTATTGCAATGGATGCGGCATTTGGAATGGAATACTTGCATTCAAAGAATATTGTGCATTTTGATCTGAAATGCGATAACTTGCTTGTGAACTTGAAAGATCCTCTACGACCCATTTGCAAG GTTGATGTTTTCTCCTTTGGTATTGTCCTATGGGAGATCCTCACTGGTGAGGAGCCTTATGCCCATATGCATTATGGAGCAATCATAG GAGGCATTGTGAACAACACATTGAGACCACCTGTCCCAAGCTACTGTGATTCTGAGTGGAAATTGCTAATGGAGCAGTGTTGGGCCCCAGATCCCATTGGCCGCCCATCATTCACTGAAATTGCTAGACGATTACGGGCGATGTCTGCAGCATGCCAAACAAAACCCCAGGGTTATTCAGCAGGACCAGCACACAACCCAGTCACCAAGTAA